One Brassica napus cultivar Da-Ae chromosome A5, Da-Ae, whole genome shotgun sequence DNA window includes the following coding sequences:
- the LOC106441197 gene encoding bifunctional purine biosynthesis protein PurH, whose amino-acid sequence MLSSAATATATATSVSARSGDILHGYLRRKIVAPFRFAQTKQQVYCKSLRPSFVAVRAMSESQTALKNQPQSSASSGKKQALISLSDKKDLATLGNGLQELGYTIVSTGGTASTLENAGVSVTKVETLTHFPEMLDGRVKTLHPNIHGGILARRDVEHHMEALNEHGIGTFDVVVVNLYPFYNKVTAPGGISFEDGIENIDIGGPAMIRAAAKNHKDVLIVVDSEDYQAVLEYLKGGQSDQQFRRKLAWKAFQHVAAYDSAVSEWLWKQTEGKEKFPPSFTVPLSLKSSLRYGENPHQKAAFYVDKSLAEVNAGGIATAIQHHGKEMSYNNYLDADAAWNCVSEFENPTCVVVKHTNPCGVASRDDILEAYRLAVKADPVSAFGGIVAFNVEVDEVLARELREFRSPTDGETRMFYEIVVAPKYTAKGLEVLKGKSKTLRILEAKKNDQGKLSLRQVGGGWLAQDSDDITPEDISFKAVSDKTPTESELADAKFAWLCVKHVKSNAIVIAKNNCMLGMGSGQPNRVESLRLAFKKAGEEAKGAALASDAFFPFAWKDAVEEACEKGIGAIAEPGGSIRDQDAIDCCNKYGVSLLFTNVRHFRH is encoded by the exons ATGCTCAGCTCCGCCGCCACCGCTACCGCTACCGCCACCTCCGTGAGTGCTCGCTCTGGCGATATTCTCCACGGCTACTTGCGCAGGAAAATCGTCGCGCCTTTTCGCTTTGCTCAGACT aagCAGCAGGTATACTGTAAGTCTCTGCGTCCTAGTTTCGTTGCGGTCCGAGCCATGTCAGAGTCTCAGACAGCTCTAAAGAACCAGCCACAGTCCTCGGCCTCCTCtg GAAAGAAGCAAGCTTTGATATCTTTATCTGACAAGAAGGATTTAGCTACTCTTGGCAACGGTCTTCAAGAGTTGGG ATACACTATTGTTTCTACTGGAGGAACTGCTTCTACTTTGGAGAATGCTGGAGTCTCTGTCACCAAAGTCGAGACGCTTACTCATTTCCCTGAAATG CTTGATGGCCGTGTGAAGACTTTGCACCCAAACATTCACGGTGGTATCCTCGCTAGAAGAGATGTGGAGCATCACATGGAAGCTCTTAATGAGCATGGCATTG GTACATTTGATGTGGTGGTTGTCAATTTGTATCCGTTCTACAACAAAGTAACTGCTCCAGGTGGGATCAGTTTTGAGGATGGGATTGAGAACATCGACATTGGTGGTCCTGCTATGATCAGAGCAGCTGCTAAG AACCACAAAGATGTCCTCATTGTTGTCGATTCAGAGGATTATCAAGCCGTTTTGGAGTATCTCAAAGGAGGGCAGAGTGACCAACAGTTCCGCAGAAAACTTGCGTGGAAGGCCTTTCAGCATGTTGCTGCTTATGATTCCGCCGTCTCAGAATGGCTATGGAAGCAGACCGAAGGAA AAGAGAAGTTCCCTCCCAGCTTTACAGTTCCTCTTTCACTTAAAAGCTCCCTTCGCTACGGTGAAAATCCTCATCAAAAGGCTGCCTTTTATGTTGATAAGAGCCTTGCTGAAGTCAACGCTGGTGGTATTGCCACAGCCATTCAGCACCATGGAAAG GAAATGTCATACAACAACTATCTTGATGCTGACGCTGCGTGGAACTGTGTGTCAGAATTCGAAAACCCGACATGTGTGGTCGTGAAGCACACAAATCCTTGTGGTGTTGCCTCACGCGATGATATTCTCGAGGCTTACCGTTTAGCTGTGAAAGCTGACCCAGTTAGCGCCTTTGGTGGCATTGTAGCCTTCAATGTCGAAGTGGACGAG GTTCTTGCTAGAGAGCTCCGGGAGTTCAGGAGCCCAACAGACGGGGAAACTAGAATGTTTTATGAAATCGTGGTTGCTCCAAAGTACACTGCTAAAGGTCTTGAAGTTCTCAAAGGGAAGTCGAAAACTCTGAGGATCCTGGAGGCTAAAAAGAATGACCAAGGGAAGCTGTCTCTCAGACAAGTTGGTGGAGGATGGTTAGCTCAAGACTCGGATGATATAACTCCAGAagacatcagttttaaagccgtCTCGGATAAGACTCCCACTGAAAGCGAGCTTGCGGATGCGAAATTTGCTTGGCTTTGCGTTAAGCATGTCAAGAGCAATGCCATTGTGATAGCAAAG AATAACTGTATGCTGGGGATGGGAAGTGGACAGCCAAACCGAGTAGAGAGTTTGAGACTAGCTTTTAAGAAAGCTGGCGAGGAAGCCAAAGGAGCTGCTTTGGCCAGTGACGCATTCTTCCCATTTG CTTGGAAAGATGCGGTAGAAGAGGCGTGTGAGAAAGGAATAGGAGCGATAGCAGAGCCTGGAGGTAGTATTAGAGACCAAGACGCCATTGATTGCTGCAACAAGTATGGAGTCTCTCTGCTCTTCACCAACGTTAGACATTTCCGCCATTGA
- the LOC125609325 gene encoding urease accessory protein D, translating into MATGKVVVEKIRGRSTATSCFSKYPLKFILPTKVAPVGTDVVWIYSITYGGGIVSGDSISCEFTIGDGCTAVLTTQSSTKVYKAIGSKCSEQTLEARIGSESLLVVVPDPVTCFSTARYYQKQNFRLLSDSNLVLVDWITSGRHANGEKWDFEFYKSINNVYLEDDKPLFLDTVLLEKRNIQSIAERMQDYHAIAMVILFGPKLRELQKQVQENVKNMMSEQLQISYSSRRHNPDSRVRNGFMKPEFIASCSTFGPEGKGVVVRIASDSTESVYNFLRQQLGDLEPLLGQSPYA; encoded by the exons ATGGCGACAGGGAAAGTGGTGGTGGAGAAGATAAGAGGGAGATCTACGGCTACGAGTTGCTTCTCTAAGTACCCTCTCAAGTTCATACTTCCTACCAAG GTAGCTCCTGTCGGAACTGATGTTGTCTGGATTTACAGTATCACCTATGGCGGCGGCATTGTCTCT GGAGATTCGATTTCATGTGAGTTCACCATTGGTGATGGCTGCACTGCAGTTCTTACAACCCAGTCTTCTACTAAG GTATACAAGGCAATAGGATCAAAGTGCTCTGAACAGACTTTAGAA GCGAGAATAGGGAGTGAGTCTCTTTTGGTTGTGGTTCCAGATCCAGTGACTTGCTTCTCCACTGCTCGGTACTATCAGAAACAGAACTTCAGATTGCTTTCAGACTCTAACCTTGTCCTTGTGGATTGGATCACAAGCGGGCGTCACGCAAATGGTGAAAAATGGGACTTCGAGTTTTATAAAAGCATAAACAATGTCTACCTGGAAGATGATAAACCTTTATTCCTTGACACA GTGCTGCTAGAGAAGAGGAACATACAAAGCATAGCGGAGCGGATGCAAGACTATCATGCCATAGCAATGGTCATACTCTTCGG GCCAAAGCTGAGGGAACTCCAGAAGCAAGTTCAAGAAAACGTGAAGAATATGATGTCGGAACAGTTGCAGATCTCTTATAGTTCTCGGAGACACAATCCTGATTCAAGGGTACGTAATGGCTTCATGAAACCAGAGTTCATAGCTTCCTGCAGCACTTTTGGCCCTGAG GGGAAAGGAGTTGTGGTTCGAATTGCTTCGGATTCCACAGAGTCAGTCTATAACTTCTTGAGGCAACAACTGGGTGATTTGGAACCACTTCTTGGTCAATCTCCTTATGCTTGa
- the LOC125609326 gene encoding pentatricopeptide repeat-containing protein At2g35030, mitochondrial-like: MQSRAWSRLKSYYRRATLPISDHVRSNQLSNPLRSISSSSYTKPNVTRPEWLISNLCKEGRITEARKLFDELPERDVITWTDVINGYIKSGNMREARELFDRSDSRKNVVTWTAMVRGYLQSKQFSAAEMLFQAMPERNIVSWNTMIDGYAQSGRIDKALELFDEMPERNVVSWNTMIKGLVMRGRIDEAMGLFERMPVRDVKSWTAVVDGLAKNGKVDEARRVFDCMPERNIVSWNAMITGYAHNNRIEEADQLFQVMPERDFASWNTMITGFIRNGEVDRACVLFHRMPEKNVISWTTMITGYVQAKENENGLKVFSNMLRDGCVKPNVGTYVSVLSACSDMAGLVEGRQIHQLVSKSVHQKNEIVTSALINMYSKCGELVAARKIFDSGMVSQRDLISWNSMIAVYAHHGLGKEAIEMYDQMRKHGFKPSEVTYLNLLSACSHAGLVDKGMEFFEELVRDKSLSVREDHYTCVVDLFGRAGRLKDVFKFINSVDAKPSGSVYGALLSACNVHGEVSIASEVVKKVLETGADDAGTYVMMSNIYKRSGKREEAAEMRMKMKERGLKKPPGCSWVKVGFGWHAFVVGDFSHPQFEALYWVVTGLSNNTRKNMTSDVEEDKLLLLFL; this comes from the coding sequence ATGCAGTCTCGCGCATGGTCGCGGCTAAAAAGTTACTACAGAAGAGCAACACTGCCCATATCAGACCATGTTAGATCCAACCAACTATCAAATCCGCTACGTTCGATTTCCTCTTCCAGCTATACCAAACCGAACGTAACACGACCCGAATGGCTGATCTCGAATCTATGCAAAGAAGGTAGAATCACAGAAGCACGCAAGCTGTTCGACGAATTGCCCGAGAGGGATGTGATCACATGGACGGATGTGATCAACGGGTATATCAAGTCAGGGAACATGAGAGAAGCTAGAGAGCTCTTCGATAGGTCCGATTCCAGGAAAAATGTCGTGACTTGGACAGCTATGGTTCGTGGGTACTTGCAATCCAAGCAATTCTCTGCAGCTGAGATGCTTTTCCAGGCGATGCCGGAGAGAAATATAGTTTCTTGGAACACTATGATTGATGGGTACGCTCAAAGCGGGAGAATCGACAAGGCCCTGGAgctgttcgatgaaatgcctgagagaaACGTTGTTTCTTGGAATACGATGATTAAAGGGTTGGTGATGCGCGGGAGGATAGATGAGGCTATGGGTTTGTTCGAGAGGATGCCTGTAAGGGATGTTAAGTCTTGGACTGCTGTTGTTGATGGTTTGGCGAAGAACGGTAAGGTGGATGAAGCGAGGCGGGTTTTTGATTGTATGCCTGAGAGAAACATCGTTTCGTGGAACGCGATGATCACTGGTTACGCACATAACAATAGGATAGAGGAAGCTGACCAACTCTTTCAAGTGATGCCAGAGAGAGACTTTGCTTCTTGGAATACGATGATCACAGGGTTTATACGGAATGGGGAAGTAGACAGAGCATGTGTTTTGTTTCACCGGATGCCTGAAAAGAATGTTATTTCCTGGACCACGATGATAACAGGATACGTTCAGGCTAAAGAAAACGAAAATGGGTTGAAGGTTTTCTCAAACATGTTGAGGGATGGTTGTGTTAAGCCTAACGTGGGAACTTATGTGAGTGTTTTAAGTGCATGTAGTGACATGGCTGGTCTTGTGGAAGGGCGGCAGATTCACCAGTTGGTATCGAAGTCTGTCCACCAGAAGAACGAGATCGTGACTTCAGCGCTTATTAACATGTACTCAAAATGTGGAGAGCTGGTAGCTGCGAGGAAGATATTCGACTCCGGGATGGTAAGCCAAAGGGATTTGATATCATGGAACAGTATGATTGCGGTTTATGCACACCACGGGCTTGGGAAAGAAGCGATTGAGATGTATGATCAGATGCGGAAACACGGGTTCAAACCCAGTGAGGTGACTTATCTTAACTTGCTATCCGCTTGCAGCCACGCCGGTTTGGTGGATAAAGGAATGGAGTTCTTTGAGGAGCTCGTGAGAGACAAGTCACTTTCTGTGCGTGAAGATCACTATACCTGTGTAGTGGATCTCTTTGGTCGGGCTGGTAGATTGAAAGATGTGTTTAAGTTCATCAATAGTGTAGACGCTAAGCCATCAGGTTCCGTCTATGGAGCGCTCTTGTCGGCTTGTAATGTTCATGGAGAAGTGAGTATTGCTTCCGAGGTGGTGAAGAAGGTTCTGGAAACAGGGGCGGATGATGCTGGAACCTATGTAATGAtgtctaatatatataaaaggagtgggaaaaggGAGGAAGCTGCAGAgatgaggatgaagatgaaggaGAGAGGGTTGAAGAAACCGCCAGGTTGTAGTTGGGTTAAAGTCGGGTTTGGGTGGCATGCTTTTGTAGTTGGAGACTTCTCTCATCCTCAGTTTGAAGCTCTTTATTGGGTAGTAACAGGTCTTAGCAACAACACGAGAAAGAACATGACTTCAGATGTTGAAGAAGATAAGCTCTTACTTCTGTTCTTATAG
- the LOC125609327 gene encoding UDP-N-acetylglucosamine diphosphorylase 2 isoform X2 has product MEEPTTEIKTADVTTTLPPPPPTASPHQELVERLKDYGQEDVFALWEELSPEERHLLVTEIENLDLPRIDRIIRCSFNSQGLPAAAIEAPPESCVSTVEERRKEEKEKWWKMGLKAIYEGKLGVVLLSGGQGTRLGSSDPKGCYNIGLPSGKSLFQIQAERILCVQRLAAQAMSEGPTRPVAIQWYIMTSPFTHEPTQKFFETHKYFGLEPDQVTFFQQGTLPCITKDGKFIMETPFSLAKAPDGNGGVYAALKYSGLLEDMASRGIKYVDCYGVDNVLVRVADPTFLGYFIDKGAASAAKVVRKAYPQEKVGVFVRRGKGGPLTVVEYTELDESMASETNQQTGRLKFCWSNVCLHMFTLDFLNQVANGLEKDSIYHVAEKKIPSINGSIEGVKLEQFIFDCFPYAPSTALFEVLREEEFAPVKNANGSSFDTPESAKLLVLRLHTRWVIAAGGFLTHSVPLYATGVEVSPLCSYAGENLEAICRGRTFHAPCEISL; this is encoded by the exons ATGGAGGAGCCAACGACGGAGATTAAAACCGCGGACGTGACGACGACGCTGCCACCTCCTCCGCCGACGGCGTCACCTCATCAGGAGCTAGTGGAGAGGCTCAAGGACTACGGACAGGAAGATGTCTTCGCTCTCTGGGAGGAGCTCTCACCGGAAGAGCGTCATCTCCTCGTCACTGAAATTGAG AATTTGGATCTTCCGAGAATAGATCGGATCATCAGATGCTCATTTAACTCCCAAG GGTTGCCAGCGGCGGCAATCGAGGCGCCGCCGGAGAGTTGTGTGTCGACGGTGGAGGAAAGAAGaaaggaagagaaagaaaaatggTGGAAGATGGGGTTGAAGGCTATCTATGAAGGCAAATTGGGTGTGGTGCTTTTATCTGGTGGACAG GGAACAAGACTTGGAAGTTCAGATCCCAAAGGGTGTTATA ATATCGGACTGCCATCTGGGAAGTCACTTTTCCAGATTCAAGCTGAGAGGATCTTATGTGTCCAAAGGCTTGCTGCTCAGGCAATGAGTGAGG GTCCAACTCGCCCAGTTGCAATACAGTGGTATATAATGACCAGTCCATTTACTCACGAACCAACACAAAAATTCTTCGAGACTCACAAGTACTTTGGCCTTGAGCCAGATCAA GTCACATTTTTCCAACAAGGAACTCTACCTTGCATTACTAAGGATGGAAAGTTTATCATGGAGACACCTTTCAGT CTAGCCAAGGCTCCAGATGGGAACGGGGGAGTTTATGCAG CTCTAAAATATTCAGGGTTATTAGAAGATATGGCTTCCAGGGGGATAAAGTATGTGGATTGCTATGGTGTTGACAATGTTCTG GTTCGAGTAGCTGACCCTACTTTTCTAGGATACTTCATCGACAAAGGTGCAGCTTCTGCTGCAAAAGTAGTCCGTAAG GCATATCCACAAGAAAAGGTAGGAGTATTTGTAAGGAGGGGAAAAGGCGGGCCTCTGACCGTGGTTGAATACACAGAGCTTGATGAGTCCATGGCTTCTGAAACTAATCAACAAACAGGACGTCTTAAATTTTGCTGGAGTAAC GTGTGCTTACACATGTTCACTCTGGATTTCCTTAACCAAGTTGCAAACGGGCTGGAAAAAGACAGCAT TTACCATGTGGCAGAGAAGAAGATACCGTCTATAAATGGTTCTATAGAGGGAGTGAAACTAGAACAGTTCATATTTGATTGCTTTCCCTATGCGCCTTCAACTGCACTCTTCGAG GTCTTGAGGGAGGAAGAATTTGCGCCTGTAAAGAATGCAAACGGGTCGAGCTTCGACACGCCAGAAAGCGCGAAACTGCTGGTTCTACGGCTGCACACACGTTGGGTCATTGCAGCTGGTGGATTTCTAACACACTCCGTACCTTTATATGCGACGG GTGTGGAAGTGTCACCACTGTGCTCGTACGCTGGAGAAAACCTGGAAGCGATTTGCCGCGGAAGAACGTTTCACGCACCATGTGAGATCTCCCTCtaa
- the LOC125609327 gene encoding UDP-N-acetylglucosamine diphosphorylase 2 isoform X1 yields the protein MEEPTTEIKTADVTTTLPPPPPTASPHQELVERLKDYGQEDVFALWEELSPEERHLLVTEIENLDLPRIDRIIRCSFNSQGLPAAAIEAPPESCVSTVEERRKEEKEKWWKMGLKAIYEGKLGVVLLSGGQGTRLGSSDPKGCYNIGLPSGKSLFQIQAERILCVQRLAAQAMSEAGPTRPVAIQWYIMTSPFTHEPTQKFFETHKYFGLEPDQVTFFQQGTLPCITKDGKFIMETPFSLAKAPDGNGGVYAALKYSGLLEDMASRGIKYVDCYGVDNVLVRVADPTFLGYFIDKGAASAAKVVRKAYPQEKVGVFVRRGKGGPLTVVEYTELDESMASETNQQTGRLKFCWSNVCLHMFTLDFLNQVANGLEKDSIYHVAEKKIPSINGSIEGVKLEQFIFDCFPYAPSTALFEVLREEEFAPVKNANGSSFDTPESAKLLVLRLHTRWVIAAGGFLTHSVPLYATGVEVSPLCSYAGENLEAICRGRTFHAPCEISL from the exons ATGGAGGAGCCAACGACGGAGATTAAAACCGCGGACGTGACGACGACGCTGCCACCTCCTCCGCCGACGGCGTCACCTCATCAGGAGCTAGTGGAGAGGCTCAAGGACTACGGACAGGAAGATGTCTTCGCTCTCTGGGAGGAGCTCTCACCGGAAGAGCGTCATCTCCTCGTCACTGAAATTGAG AATTTGGATCTTCCGAGAATAGATCGGATCATCAGATGCTCATTTAACTCCCAAG GGTTGCCAGCGGCGGCAATCGAGGCGCCGCCGGAGAGTTGTGTGTCGACGGTGGAGGAAAGAAGaaaggaagagaaagaaaaatggTGGAAGATGGGGTTGAAGGCTATCTATGAAGGCAAATTGGGTGTGGTGCTTTTATCTGGTGGACAG GGAACAAGACTTGGAAGTTCAGATCCCAAAGGGTGTTATA ATATCGGACTGCCATCTGGGAAGTCACTTTTCCAGATTCAAGCTGAGAGGATCTTATGTGTCCAAAGGCTTGCTGCTCAGGCAATGAGTGAGG CAGGTCCAACTCGCCCAGTTGCAATACAGTGGTATATAATGACCAGTCCATTTACTCACGAACCAACACAAAAATTCTTCGAGACTCACAAGTACTTTGGCCTTGAGCCAGATCAA GTCACATTTTTCCAACAAGGAACTCTACCTTGCATTACTAAGGATGGAAAGTTTATCATGGAGACACCTTTCAGT CTAGCCAAGGCTCCAGATGGGAACGGGGGAGTTTATGCAG CTCTAAAATATTCAGGGTTATTAGAAGATATGGCTTCCAGGGGGATAAAGTATGTGGATTGCTATGGTGTTGACAATGTTCTG GTTCGAGTAGCTGACCCTACTTTTCTAGGATACTTCATCGACAAAGGTGCAGCTTCTGCTGCAAAAGTAGTCCGTAAG GCATATCCACAAGAAAAGGTAGGAGTATTTGTAAGGAGGGGAAAAGGCGGGCCTCTGACCGTGGTTGAATACACAGAGCTTGATGAGTCCATGGCTTCTGAAACTAATCAACAAACAGGACGTCTTAAATTTTGCTGGAGTAAC GTGTGCTTACACATGTTCACTCTGGATTTCCTTAACCAAGTTGCAAACGGGCTGGAAAAAGACAGCAT TTACCATGTGGCAGAGAAGAAGATACCGTCTATAAATGGTTCTATAGAGGGAGTGAAACTAGAACAGTTCATATTTGATTGCTTTCCCTATGCGCCTTCAACTGCACTCTTCGAG GTCTTGAGGGAGGAAGAATTTGCGCCTGTAAAGAATGCAAACGGGTCGAGCTTCGACACGCCAGAAAGCGCGAAACTGCTGGTTCTACGGCTGCACACACGTTGGGTCATTGCAGCTGGTGGATTTCTAACACACTCCGTACCTTTATATGCGACGG GTGTGGAAGTGTCACCACTGTGCTCGTACGCTGGAGAAAACCTGGAAGCGATTTGCCGCGGAAGAACGTTTCACGCACCATGTGAGATCTCCCTCtaa
- the LOC125609328 gene encoding E3 ubiquitin-protein ligase ATL9-like yields MAIIYNRWIPRSGSLLLLLLLLHSLPYGSGQPTPPVPQTRASDPVVIVITVLFFVIFSMVFGSIFCRRSSVYSRPSVFGLTDADAAVGVVRIRRSAARGLAPEVIESFPTFIYSDVKAVRIGKGGVECAVCLCEFEDEETLRLMPPCCHVFHADCVDVWLSERSTCPLCRADLVQKQGDGGSDLSSDPGTVSSGSDPERGVLEASDRHLLDGVTWTNSNNITPRSKSTGLASWSITGLLFPRSHSTGHSLVQPVGDLDRFTLRLPDDVHRQLMKTRTIRNVTLPQARSSRSGYRSGSVGSGTGGVFSYGRKDHNHNRRLHSLSFSFSFRSGSVRSTFGGDTVAPPKNFPAATESGERSFERLRPDERV; encoded by the coding sequence ATGGCGATCATTTACAACCGTTGGATCCCAAGGAGCGGTTCATTACTACTCCTCTTGCTCTTGCTCCATTCCTTACCGTATGGATCAGGTCAGCCCACACCGCCTGTTCCCCAAACGAGAGCCAGCGACCCGGTTGTTATAGTGATAACGGTCTTGTTCTTCGTTATCTTCAGCATGGTCTTCGGCTCCATCTTCTGCCGCCGAAGCTCCGTGTACTCGAGGCCTTCGGTTTTTGGACTCACCGACGCAGATGCTGCAGTGGGCGTTGTCAGGATCAGGAGGTCGGCGGCGCGTGGACTCGCACCGGAGGTGATAGAGTCGTTCCCGACGTTTATCTACTCGGACGTGAAGGCGGTGAGGATCGGGAAAGGCGGCGTGGAGTGTGCGGTTTGTCTCTGCGAGTTTGAGGACGAGGAAACGCTACGTTTGATGCCTCCTTGTTGCCACGTGTTCCACGCTGATTGCGTTGACGTCTGGCTCTCGGAACGTTCCACGTGTCCTCTCTGTAGAGCTGATCTTGTCCAGAAACAGGGTGACGGTGGTAGCGACTTGAGTTCGGATCCGGGTACGGtttcgtcgggttcggatcctGAGAGAGGGGTCTTGGAAGCTTCCGACAGGCATCTGCTGGACGGCGTGACGTGGACCAATAGTAACAACATAACGCCTCGGTCAAAGTCAACGGGTTTAGCCAGCTGGAGTATAACCGGTCTTTTGTTCCCGAGGTCTCACTCGACCGGACATTCGCTGGTTCAACCGGTTGGAGATCTCGACCGGTTTACGCTGAGGTTGCCGGATGATGTACATAGGCAGCTGATGAAGACGAGGACGATAAGAAACGTGACGTTACCTCAGGCGAGGAGTTCACGGAGCGGTTACAGAAGCGGTAGTGTCGGGAGCGGGACAGGCGGCGTGTTCTCGTACGGTCGGAAGGATCATAATCACAACCGGCGGCTGCATTCTCTatctttctccttctctttccGAAGTGGTTCTGTTCGGTCTACTTTCGGTGGAGATACGGTGGCTCCGCCGAAGAATTTTCCGGCGGCTACTGAATCTGGTGAACGGTCTTTTGAACGGCTCCGACCAGATGAGCGAGTGTAA
- the LOC125609330 gene encoding RING-H2 finger protein ATL38-like: MPADDMPQPGFVKNESDLAIMVATALAFSIFIVGLASVCYRWAGRRFYADEQSVNLSTHPQHELQTARRGTTRRGIDAAIVESFQTFLYSEVKEQRIGKGGVECVVCLCEFQDNDRLSLMPNCCHVYHADCVSVWLSDHSTCPLCRVDLVFQQGQGSDPDPELGVVDTTEARLSESMTWTNRSRPPRSRSMRLPHLRVSGISLSRSHSTGHCVAEPVENLDRFTLRLPDGVRTRLIKKTLVRSSQGLYRSRSVGSRSARSVFSEQWCNYKNHRRIHSMTLSFTDHLRVWLAGDVVAPPNSEQTSREFRPDDLV, from the coding sequence ATGCCAGCGGACGATATGCCACAGCCAGGATTCGTGAAAAATGAAAGCGACCTAGCCATCATGGTGGCAACGGCTCTAGCCTTCTCCATCTTCATCGTGGGTTTGGCTTCGGTTTGCTATCGCTGGGCCGGTCGCAGGTTTTACGCGGACGAGCAATCCGTAAACCTGTCTACACACCCCCAACATGAACTCCAGACCGCGAGGAGGGGTACGACGAGGCGTGGGATCGACGCAGCGATCGTGGAATCGTTTCAGACGTTTCTATACTCTGAGGTGAAGGAGCAGAGGATTGGTAAAGGCGGGGTCGAGTGTGTGGTGTGTCTTTGTGAGTTCCAAGACAATGATAGGCTGAGTTTGATGCCTAATTGTTGTCATGTGTATCATGCTGATTGCGTAAGTGTCTGGCTCTCTGATCACTCCACGTGTCCGCTCTGCCGTGTGGATCTTGTCTTCCAACAGGGTCAGGGGAGCGACCCGGATCCTGAACTAGGAGTTGTTGATACTACAGAAGCGCGTTTGTCTGAAAGTATGACGTGGACTAATAGGAGCAGACCGCCTCGGTCTAGGTCGATGAGATTGCCCCATTTGCGAGTCTCTGGTATATCATTATCGAGATCTCATTCGACCGGACACTGTGTGGCTGAACCGGTGGAGAATTTGGACCGGTTTACACTCCGGTTACCAGATGGTGTACGGACGAGACTGATAAAGAAGACGCTGGTGAGAAGCTCGCAGGGTTTGTACAGAAGCAGAAGTGTCGGAAGCAGAAGCGCGAGGAGTGTCTTCTCAGAACAATGGTGTAACTATAAGAACCATCGGCGGATACATTCGATGACTCTCTCCTTCACTGATCATCTTCGCGTATGGTTGGCAGGAGATGTGGTGGCTCCGCCGAATAGTGAGCAGACATCTAGAGAATTCCGACCAGATGATCTAGTGTAA
- the LOC125609329 gene encoding phosphatidylinositol N-acetylglucosaminyltransferase subunit C-like, protein MDNNLAGDSPPPPPPPPPPPPRPKWRKVAYGGMQIGYDDNYTDETFLEEMVMNANVVRRDLLKVMKDSISISQYLCIVALVVLVWFHTLQSSLDETSLLLLDLSLLALGFLVLLLTEEKMLSLRLLLRYVINITFFTTGLYVLAPVYQTLTRSISSDSIWAVTVSLLLLHLFLHDYSGSTIRAPGAVKSPSLTSCISVNASVVASVFVASRLPSRGHVFAVMLFSLQVFLFAPLVAYCIKKFSFGLHLGFSFALMGLTMYSVYALHRLFFVLFLVLVVVVNVVCPYWLIRMQEFKFEINGPWDEAKLCFDITD, encoded by the coding sequence ATGGACAATAACCTCGCCGGAgactctcctcctcctcctcctcctcctcctcctcctcctccaagaCCCAAATGGCGCAAAGTAGCCTACGGAGGGATGCAGATCGGCTACGACGACAACTACACCGACGAAACCTTCCTCGAAGAAATGGTAATGAACGCCAACGTCGTCCGCCGCGACCTACTCAAAGTAATGAAAGACTCAATCTCAATCTCCCAATACCTCTGCATCGTCGCCCTCGTCGTCCTCGTCTGGTTCCACACCCTCCAATCATCTCTCGACGAAAcctccctcctcctcctcgacCTCTCCCTCCTAGCCCTAGGCTTCTTGGTCCTCCTCCTAACCGAAGAGAAAATGCTCTCCTTGCGCCTCCTCCTGCGCTACGTAATCAACATCACGTTCTTCACTACAGGACTCTACGTGTTAGCTCCCGTCTACCAGACGCTGACGAGATCGATAAGCTCCGATTCGATCTGGGCCGTGACTGTGTCCCTCCTCTTGCTCCATCTCTTCTTGCACGATTACTCCGGGTCCACGATCAGAGCCCCCGGGGCGGTGAAGAGTCCGAGTTTGACGAGCTGTATATCGGTTAACGCTTCGGTTGTTGCGTCGGTGTTTGTCGCTTCGAGGCTTCCTTCGAGGGGACATGTGTTCGCTGTGATGCTCTTCTCGCTACAAGTGTTTTTGTTTGCTCCTCTTGTGGCTTACTGCATCAAGAAGTTCTCGTTTGGGTTGCATTTGGGCTTCTCGTTTGCGTTGATGGGTTTGACGATGTACTCTGTTTATGCGCTGCATAGgttgttctttgttttgtttcttgtgCTTGTGGTTGTTGTTAATGTTGTGTGTCCTTATTGGTTGATAAGGATGCAGGAGTTTAAGTTTGAGATTAATGGTCCTTGGGATGAGGCTAAGCTTTGTTTCGACATTActgattga